The following are encoded together in the Hemicordylus capensis ecotype Gifberg chromosome 4, rHemCap1.1.pri, whole genome shotgun sequence genome:
- the CA2 gene encoding carbonic anhydrase 2, which yields MSHQWGYGQDNGPAHWHKDCPIANGERQSPIDIQHTLAKYDSSLKPLDITYDPSAAKSIVNNGHSFNVEFDDSADKCVLEGGPLEGTYKLIQFHIHWGSCEGQGSEHTVDGVKYDAELHLVHWNTKYESFGEAVKHPDGLAVVGVFLKVGSACPGIQKVVDALDSIQHKGKRAAFTNFDPMGLLPASRHFWTYLGSLTTPPLLECVTWIVLKDIVHVSKEQMDKIRSLCFNDENEPQCAMVDNWRPCQPLKSREVRASFIS from the exons ATGTCCCATCAGTGGGGCTACGGCCAGGACAACG GACCTGCACACTGGCATAAGGATTGCCCCATCGCCAATGGAGAACGGCAGTCACCAATTGACATCCAGCACACTTTGGCCAAGTATGACTCCTCACTGAAACCCCTGGACATCACTTATGACCCATCTGCAGCCAAAAGCATTGTCAACAATGGGCACTCCTTCAATGTAGAGTTTGATGACTCTGCTGATAAATGCG TGCTGGAAGGTGGCCCACTTGAGGGAACATACAAACTGATTCAGTTCCACATTCATTGGGGATCTTGTGAAGGCCAAGGATCTGAACACACTGTGGATGGTGTGAAATATGATGCTGAG CTTCATTTAGTTCACTGGAACACTAAGTATGAGAGTTTTGGTGAAGCTGTGAAGCATCCTGATGGCTTGGCAGTCGTGGGTGTATTTTTGAAG GTAGGAAGTGCCTGTCCTGGAATACAGAAAGTTGTTGATGCACTTGACTCCATTCAACACAAG GGCAAACGGGCTGCCTTCACAAACTTTGATCCCATGGGCCTGCTTCCTGCATCCCGCCACTTCTGGACCTATCTAGGATCTCTGACCACTCCCCCTTTGCTTGAATGTGTCACCTGGATTGTTCTGAAGGACATTGTGCATGTCAGCAAGGAacag aTGGACAAAATACGCTCCCTTTGCTTCAATGATGAGAATGAGCCCCAGTGCGCCATGGTTGACAACTGGCGTCCATGCCAGCCACTGAAGAGCAGGGAAGTTAGAGCCTCATTCATAAGCTGA